A single region of the Actinoplanes sp. SE50/110 genome encodes:
- the pknB gene encoding Stk1 family PASTA domain-containing Ser/Thr kinase produces the protein MTAQARLLGGRYQVGELLGYGGMAEVHRGRDLRLGRDVAIKMLRTDLARDATFQERFRREAQNSAALNHPAIVAVYDTGEEISATGEKLPFIVMEFVNGRTLKEVLAQEQRLQPRRALEIIADICAALEFSHRHGIIHRDIKPGNVMITQNGQVKVMDFGIARALASGATTMTQTSAVIGTAQYLSPEQARGEAVDARSDVYAAGCVLFELLVGHPPFVGDSPVSVAYQHVREDPRAPSSISRDIPPDVDAIVLKALAKNPLNRYQSAQEMRADALRAVSGRPVMATPVMNQAETVALNNGPRQWQPQAATTMQRPMPAAVAGGRPADNRQSWVWAALAGLGVLVVIVLGVALALNKTDKGGDQKPAAQAQVPDLKGLTAGQAQQKLSQLGFTNVTAGDPKEDKDCKGEVSDQTPPKGNTVPVTTQVTYTICNPPKSVQVPTGLVGGTKSSAEQALRNVGLVPKFKPVDSTSPKDQVVNVDQQGDSVPPGTEIVVSISNNELILVPDVVGRSQDAAMALLQNAGLNVTVETVNTGGDPGKVISQSRKPKSKAKAGDPISITVVSTDTPPSGDPSPDPTDTSGTGGGIGTNE, from the coding sequence ATGACGGCGCAGGCCCGACTGCTCGGTGGCAGGTATCAGGTCGGCGAGCTGCTCGGCTATGGCGGCATGGCGGAGGTGCACCGGGGACGCGACCTCCGCCTCGGCCGGGACGTTGCGATCAAGATGTTGCGCACCGACCTGGCCCGGGACGCCACTTTCCAGGAGCGGTTCCGGCGCGAGGCGCAGAATTCCGCGGCCCTGAATCACCCGGCCATCGTGGCCGTCTACGACACCGGCGAGGAGATTTCCGCCACCGGTGAGAAGCTTCCGTTCATCGTCATGGAGTTCGTCAACGGACGCACTCTGAAAGAGGTCCTCGCCCAGGAGCAGCGGCTGCAGCCGCGCCGGGCGCTGGAAATCATCGCCGACATCTGCGCCGCCCTGGAGTTCAGCCACCGGCACGGCATCATCCACCGGGACATCAAGCCGGGCAACGTGATGATCACGCAGAACGGCCAGGTCAAGGTCATGGACTTCGGCATCGCCCGGGCCCTGGCCAGCGGCGCCACCACGATGACCCAGACCAGCGCGGTGATCGGCACGGCCCAGTACCTGTCGCCCGAGCAGGCCCGCGGCGAGGCGGTCGATGCCCGCTCCGATGTGTACGCGGCCGGCTGCGTCCTGTTCGAGCTCCTCGTCGGGCACCCGCCGTTCGTCGGCGACAGCCCGGTCAGCGTGGCCTACCAGCACGTCCGTGAGGACCCGCGGGCACCCAGCTCGATCAGCCGCGACATCCCGCCGGACGTCGACGCGATCGTGCTGAAAGCCCTGGCGAAAAACCCGCTGAACCGGTACCAGAGCGCCCAGGAGATGCGCGCCGACGCGCTGCGCGCGGTCTCCGGCCGCCCGGTCATGGCCACCCCGGTGATGAACCAGGCCGAGACGGTCGCCCTGAACAACGGTCCCCGCCAGTGGCAGCCGCAGGCCGCCACCACCATGCAGCGGCCGATGCCGGCCGCGGTGGCCGGCGGCCGTCCGGCCGACAACAGGCAGTCCTGGGTGTGGGCCGCGCTGGCCGGCCTGGGCGTGCTCGTGGTGATCGTGCTCGGCGTCGCGCTGGCGCTGAACAAGACCGACAAGGGCGGCGATCAGAAACCGGCCGCGCAGGCGCAGGTGCCCGACCTCAAGGGGCTGACGGCGGGCCAGGCCCAGCAGAAACTGAGCCAGCTCGGGTTCACCAACGTCACCGCCGGTGATCCGAAAGAGGACAAGGACTGCAAGGGCGAGGTGAGCGACCAGACCCCGCCCAAGGGGAACACGGTGCCGGTCACCACCCAGGTCACCTACACCATCTGCAACCCGCCGAAGTCGGTGCAGGTGCCGACCGGTCTGGTCGGCGGCACCAAGTCCTCGGCCGAGCAGGCCCTGCGGAACGTCGGCCTGGTGCCGAAGTTCAAGCCCGTCGACAGCACCTCGCCGAAGGATCAGGTCGTCAACGTCGACCAGCAGGGTGATTCGGTCCCGCCGGGCACCGAGATCGTCGTGAGCATCTCGAACAACGAGCTCATCCTGGTGCCGGACGTGGTCGGCCGCAGCCAGGACGCGGCCATGGCGCTGCTGCAGAACGCCGGCCTGAACGTCACCGTGGAAACCGTGAACACCGGCGGTGACCCGGGCAAGGTGATCAGCCAGAGCCGGAAGCCGAAGAGCAAGGCGAAGGCGGGCGATCCCATCTCGATCACCGTCGTCAGCACCGACACCCCGCCGAGCGGAGACCCGTCACCCGACCCGACGGACACCTCCGGCACCGGTGGCGGCATCGGGACCAACGAGTAG
- a CDS encoding aminodeoxychorismate/anthranilate synthase component II, whose amino-acid sequence MTDVRILVIDNYDSFVFNLVQYLGQLGAECEVRRNDEITVEDAGRLGAAGILLSPGPGEPTRAGIMLDVIRSYAGKIPLFGVCLGHQAIGAAFGATVTRAPELLHGKTSLVHHRGVGVLAGLPDPFTATRYHSLAVLPETLPDEIEVTGRTDSGVVMAMRHRTLPIEGVQFHPESVLTEGGHTMLANWLAACGLPEALERAPELAAEVETRRRSAFATA is encoded by the coding sequence GTGACTGACGTCCGCATTCTGGTGATCGACAACTACGACTCGTTCGTCTTCAACCTGGTGCAGTATCTGGGCCAGCTCGGCGCCGAGTGCGAGGTGCGCCGCAACGACGAGATCACCGTCGAGGATGCGGGGCGGCTCGGCGCGGCCGGCATCCTGCTGTCGCCGGGCCCGGGTGAGCCGACCCGCGCCGGGATCATGCTGGACGTGATCCGGTCGTACGCCGGAAAGATCCCGCTCTTCGGGGTCTGCCTGGGTCATCAGGCGATCGGGGCGGCGTTCGGCGCGACCGTGACCCGCGCGCCGGAGCTGCTGCACGGCAAGACGTCGCTGGTGCACCACCGCGGTGTGGGTGTGCTGGCCGGGCTGCCCGACCCGTTCACCGCGACCCGGTACCACTCGCTGGCCGTGCTGCCGGAGACGTTGCCGGACGAGATCGAGGTGACCGGGCGCACCGATTCGGGTGTGGTGATGGCGATGCGGCACCGCACGCTGCCGATCGAGGGCGTGCAGTTCCATCCGGAGTCGGTGCTCACCGAGGGCGGCCACACCATGCTGGCGAACTGGCTGGCCGCCTGCGGTCTGCCGGAGGCGCTGGAGCGGGCCCCGGAACTGGCCGCCGAGGTGGAGACGCGGCGGCGGTCGGCGTTCGCCACCGCCTGA
- a CDS encoding (Fe-S)-binding protein, with product MGYAQIIATVLSVAVTVVAVALAVRAVLTITRVIRSGQPAPERFTDKGTRTKTLLRESVGHTRMLKWSAIGAAHWFVMFSFIILSSLVLEAYWEVVTPHGELPLIGEWSIFGFVTEWFGILGTIGILYLILVRQRNKPGATKRSRFLGSTMWQAYFVESIIVGVLVCGFLIRGFKVANGTFPYPTWAAPLSHAIGGVLPAWHDAPTWVALVKLLISMGWLITISLNPTMGVAWHRFLAFFNIFFKRSPEKPAGSGLGALKPMMSEGKPLDFEEADPEKDLFGVAQVEQFTWKGLLDFSTCTECGRCQSQCPAWNTAKPLSPKLLVLSLRDHAYAKAPYLLAGGGKDLTGEEKATEAQLAHMDVLALAEGNRPLIGGVDENGVIDPDVLWSCTTCGACVEQCPVDIEHIDHIVDMRRYQVLIESSFPSEAGVMLRNLENKGNPWGAPQNTREDWTKGLDFEVPRVGETEDFDYLFWVGCAGAFEDRAKKTTRAVATLLHEAGVNYAILGEGETCTGDPARRIGNEFIFQMLAQQNVETLTEAFGDRKVKRIVATCPHCFNTLGNEYEQLGLKVEVVHHTQLLAHLVKEGKLTPVQPIDGDITYHDPCYLGRHNRVFDAPREVLGETGNLIEMPRNSERSFCCGAGGARMWMEERIGKRINVERTEEALATGAKTIAVGCPFCYTMIGDGVTGKGKQEEVEVVDVATVLLRSLKQEA from the coding sequence ATGGGCTACGCGCAGATCATCGCCACCGTCTTGTCGGTGGCGGTCACGGTGGTGGCCGTCGCCCTGGCGGTGCGCGCCGTTCTCACCATCACCAGGGTGATCCGATCGGGCCAGCCGGCCCCGGAGCGGTTCACCGACAAGGGCACCCGGACCAAGACCCTGCTCAGGGAGTCGGTCGGGCACACACGGATGCTGAAGTGGAGCGCCATCGGCGCGGCCCACTGGTTCGTGATGTTCTCCTTCATCATCCTGTCGTCGCTGGTTCTCGAGGCGTACTGGGAGGTGGTCACCCCGCACGGCGAACTGCCGCTGATCGGTGAGTGGTCGATCTTCGGGTTCGTCACCGAGTGGTTCGGGATCCTCGGCACGATCGGCATCCTCTACCTGATCCTCGTGCGCCAGCGGAACAAGCCGGGCGCCACCAAGCGCAGCCGGTTCCTCGGCTCCACGATGTGGCAGGCGTACTTCGTCGAGTCGATCATCGTGGGCGTGCTGGTCTGCGGGTTCCTGATCCGGGGCTTCAAGGTCGCCAACGGGACGTTCCCCTACCCGACCTGGGCCGCCCCGCTCTCCCACGCGATCGGCGGCGTGCTGCCCGCCTGGCACGACGCGCCCACCTGGGTCGCCCTGGTCAAGCTGCTCATCTCGATGGGCTGGCTGATCACCATCTCGCTGAACCCGACGATGGGCGTGGCCTGGCACCGCTTCCTGGCGTTCTTCAACATCTTCTTCAAGCGCAGCCCGGAGAAGCCGGCCGGTTCGGGCCTGGGCGCTTTGAAGCCGATGATGAGCGAGGGCAAGCCGCTCGACTTCGAGGAGGCCGACCCGGAGAAGGATCTGTTCGGCGTCGCCCAGGTCGAGCAGTTCACCTGGAAGGGCCTGCTGGACTTCTCCACCTGCACGGAGTGCGGCCGCTGCCAGTCGCAGTGCCCGGCGTGGAACACCGCCAAGCCGCTCTCGCCCAAGCTGCTGGTGCTGTCGCTGCGCGACCACGCGTACGCCAAGGCGCCCTACCTGCTGGCCGGTGGCGGCAAGGACCTGACCGGCGAGGAGAAGGCGACCGAGGCGCAGCTGGCGCACATGGACGTGCTCGCGCTGGCCGAGGGCAACCGCCCGCTGATCGGTGGCGTCGACGAGAACGGCGTGATCGACCCGGACGTGCTCTGGTCCTGCACCACCTGCGGCGCCTGCGTCGAGCAGTGCCCGGTCGACATCGAGCACATCGACCACATCGTCGACATGCGCCGCTACCAGGTGCTGATCGAGTCGTCGTTCCCCAGCGAGGCCGGCGTGATGCTGCGCAACCTGGAGAACAAGGGCAACCCGTGGGGCGCCCCGCAGAACACCCGCGAGGACTGGACCAAGGGCCTCGACTTCGAGGTGCCGCGGGTCGGCGAGACCGAGGACTTCGATTACCTGTTCTGGGTCGGCTGCGCCGGCGCGTTCGAGGACCGGGCGAAGAAGACCACCCGGGCGGTCGCGACGCTGCTGCACGAGGCCGGTGTGAATTACGCCATCCTCGGCGAGGGCGAGACCTGCACCGGTGACCCGGCTCGCCGGATCGGCAACGAGTTCATCTTCCAGATGCTCGCCCAGCAGAACGTCGAGACGCTCACCGAGGCCTTCGGGGATCGGAAGGTCAAGCGGATCGTCGCCACCTGCCCGCACTGCTTCAACACCCTCGGCAACGAGTACGAGCAGCTCGGCCTGAAGGTCGAGGTCGTACACCACACGCAGCTGCTGGCCCACCTGGTCAAGGAGGGGAAGCTCACCCCGGTCCAGCCGATCGACGGTGACATCACCTACCACGACCCGTGCTACCTGGGCCGGCACAACCGGGTGTTCGACGCGCCCCGCGAGGTTCTCGGGGAGACCGGCAACCTCATCGAGATGCCGCGCAACTCCGAGCGCTCCTTCTGCTGCGGCGCCGGTGGCGCCCGGATGTGGATGGAGGAGCGGATCGGCAAGCGGATCAACGTCGAGCGGACCGAGGAAGCGCTGGCCACCGGGGCGAAGACGATCGCGGTGGGCTGCCCGTTCTGCTACACGATGATCGGCGACGGGGTGACCGGCAAGGGCAAGCAGGAAGAGGTCGAGGTGGTCGACGTGGCCACGGTCCTGCTGCGCTCGCTCAAGCAGGAAGCTTAA
- a CDS encoding cell division protein CrgA: protein MPKSQVRKKKVYTPPSDIRPAVTAASKKPSPVWLPALAVALIVVGIAWLVVYYLSSQQYPVESWRYWNLAVGFGCMVASLGILSRWR, encoded by the coding sequence GTGCCCAAGTCGCAGGTTCGTAAGAAGAAGGTCTACACCCCGCCGTCGGACATCCGCCCCGCGGTCACCGCGGCGTCCAAGAAGCCGAGCCCGGTCTGGCTGCCGGCGCTGGCGGTGGCCCTGATCGTCGTGGGCATCGCCTGGCTGGTCGTCTACTACCTCTCCTCGCAGCAGTACCCGGTGGAGAGCTGGCGGTACTGGAACCTGGCGGTCGGTTTCGGGTGCATGGTGGCTTCGCTGGGCATTCTCTCCCGCTGGCGGTGA
- a CDS encoding class E sortase codes for MTTPPAEQPAAPAGRGRHRAPDAEAQTAYIPRLSDASPDGVPGGPLTPPVGLGANVSPSPARSARNPAASDTAILKADAAARQRIAAAQIPARSTSHAEATQTPRTDAGATTTGRDVALDEVSAAAAAARRRAMAPQPAPEAFAFLATPETDDQGHDTLGVRGGADPAIADTQRLTGAGTVPTAGAGAVPIARTAEPAGTPPAPVAPAPSFAAPTAVGPSFAAPPTTGSASVAASASVVTPAAAPSFAAPTVATPAAGVPGWSAEPTRQTAPVTGAASAARPYEPAPGGPAPTGPATPGSPAYGPTSGSRVHGSATSGSPAHGSAAPGHGPGTPGGPVSGSPGHGTGTPGGPVSGSPAPSSPAYGSATPGSPAPAFGSPAPAFGSPASVAPGSPVGGSASVPGWTADTGKPSGPAWTPAAESTASAGWDAEPTRQTAPVPGRRDADPAVPAAGNPAIPAPVPTVGAPAAAARVAASWDPEATGRIETGPAAASTTTSWPAAHQAPETPWDATQAPATPSATPWAPQAPTLPPAAPSGPPAAPPAAVSAPTAPVPAASPPQMGSPNTRWMSNEPTEIAPPVNPNPSETQIIRTIDAPTGILPTLSPDTPLPGKLTALPPGKAAAAARDAAGPEVALGAASVAATPKAPADEPLEPTLEEPPKRGEKVVKLRPEQTDEGYKSVYSELTRPTAASRLRTGIRGAGELMITFGLIVLLFAGYEVFGNSAAVQDEQDHLAQELDQSWNDPTVSPSNAVKGPAAPGDNLVGRLYIPKLDKEWVVVNGVRAQDIKYAPGHYPETALPGQVGNFSVAGHRIKKIFWRIDELQPGDVIGVETRDSWYVYQVYGQQVVKPNQVEVVDPVPNEPGVAPTKRLLTLTTCNPKFNNYQRLIVHAELVKSVPRDQTKPDAGMPAEMKTKA; via the coding sequence GTGACGACCCCGCCCGCTGAGCAGCCAGCCGCCCCGGCCGGACGCGGACGCCACCGCGCACCCGACGCCGAGGCACAGACCGCATACATCCCGCGCCTGAGCGACGCGTCGCCCGACGGGGTGCCCGGCGGCCCGCTGACCCCACCGGTCGGCCTCGGCGCCAACGTCAGCCCGAGCCCGGCCCGATCGGCACGCAACCCGGCCGCATCGGACACCGCGATTCTCAAAGCCGACGCCGCGGCTCGGCAGCGGATCGCGGCGGCGCAGATCCCGGCGCGGAGCACCTCGCACGCCGAGGCGACCCAGACGCCGCGCACCGATGCCGGCGCGACCACGACCGGGCGCGACGTCGCGCTCGACGAGGTCAGCGCGGCGGCGGCCGCGGCCCGGCGGCGGGCGATGGCGCCGCAGCCGGCGCCGGAGGCGTTCGCCTTCCTGGCCACGCCGGAAACCGACGATCAAGGCCACGACACGCTTGGCGTACGCGGCGGCGCGGACCCGGCGATCGCCGACACCCAGCGACTGACCGGAGCCGGTACGGTGCCCACCGCCGGCGCCGGCGCGGTGCCCATCGCGCGCACCGCGGAGCCGGCCGGGACGCCGCCGGCACCGGTCGCGCCCGCACCGTCCTTCGCCGCGCCGACGGCGGTCGGTCCCTCCTTCGCCGCGCCGCCGACGACCGGGTCGGCATCCGTCGCGGCTTCGGCATCCGTCGTGACTCCGGCGGCCGCGCCGTCGTTCGCCGCGCCCACGGTCGCCACGCCGGCGGCCGGGGTTCCCGGCTGGAGCGCCGAGCCGACCCGGCAGACCGCGCCGGTGACCGGTGCCGCTTCGGCTGCCCGCCCCTACGAGCCGGCGCCGGGCGGCCCCGCGCCGACCGGCCCGGCCACGCCCGGCAGCCCGGCCTACGGACCGACCTCCGGCAGCCGTGTGCACGGATCGGCCACCTCCGGCAGCCCGGCTCACGGATCAGCTGCCCCGGGGCACGGACCCGGCACTCCGGGCGGCCCTGTCTCCGGTTCCCCGGGGCACGGAACCGGCACTCCGGGCGGCCCTGTCTCCGGTTCCCCGGCCCCGAGCAGCCCGGCCTACGGATCGGCCACGCCCGGCAGCCCGGCTCCCGCGTTCGGCAGCCCGGCTCCCGCGTTCGGCAGTCCCGCTTCCGTCGCACCCGGCAGCCCGGTCGGCGGCTCGGCCTCCGTGCCCGGGTGGACGGCCGACACCGGCAAGCCGTCCGGCCCGGCCTGGACACCGGCGGCCGAGTCGACCGCGAGCGCCGGCTGGGATGCCGAGCCCACCCGCCAGACCGCCCCGGTGCCCGGCCGCCGCGACGCGGACCCGGCCGTCCCGGCCGCCGGAAACCCGGCGATCCCGGCCCCGGTCCCGACTGTCGGCGCTCCGGCCGCGGCGGCCCGGGTGGCCGCCTCCTGGGATCCGGAGGCCACCGGGCGGATCGAGACCGGCCCCGCCGCCGCGTCCACGACAACCAGCTGGCCGGCTGCCCACCAGGCCCCGGAAACCCCCTGGGATGCCACTCAGGCGCCCGCGACCCCGTCGGCCACCCCGTGGGCACCCCAGGCCCCGACGCTTCCCCCCGCGGCCCCCTCCGGCCCTCCGGCCGCCCCGCCGGCCGCGGTGAGTGCCCCCACCGCACCGGTGCCGGCCGCCTCTCCGCCGCAGATGGGCTCACCGAACACCCGCTGGATGAGCAACGAGCCCACCGAGATCGCCCCGCCGGTCAACCCCAACCCGTCCGAGACGCAGATCATCCGGACCATCGACGCGCCCACCGGCATCCTGCCCACCCTGTCGCCGGACACCCCGCTGCCCGGCAAGCTGACCGCGCTGCCGCCCGGCAAGGCGGCCGCCGCCGCCCGGGACGCCGCCGGTCCGGAGGTCGCGCTGGGCGCCGCCTCGGTGGCGGCCACCCCGAAGGCTCCGGCCGACGAGCCGCTGGAGCCCACCCTGGAGGAGCCTCCGAAGCGCGGCGAGAAGGTGGTCAAGCTGCGTCCGGAGCAGACCGACGAGGGCTACAAGAGCGTCTACTCCGAGCTGACCCGCCCGACCGCGGCCTCCCGGCTGCGGACGGGCATCCGCGGCGCCGGCGAGCTGATGATCACTTTCGGTCTGATCGTGCTGCTGTTCGCCGGCTACGAGGTGTTCGGCAACTCGGCCGCGGTGCAGGACGAGCAGGATCATCTCGCGCAGGAGCTGGACCAGTCGTGGAACGACCCGACCGTCTCGCCGAGCAATGCGGTGAAGGGCCCGGCCGCTCCCGGTGACAACCTGGTCGGCCGTCTCTACATCCCGAAGCTCGACAAGGAGTGGGTGGTCGTCAACGGGGTCCGGGCGCAGGACATCAAGTACGCCCCGGGTCACTACCCGGAGACCGCGCTGCCCGGCCAGGTCGGCAACTTCTCGGTGGCCGGCCACCGGATCAAGAAGATCTTCTGGCGGATCGACGAGTTGCAGCCCGGCGACGTGATCGGCGTCGAGACCCGCGACTCCTGGTACGTCTACCAGGTGTACGGCCAGCAGGTCGTGAAGCCGAACCAGGTCGAGGTGGTCGACCCGGTGCCGAACGAGCCCGGTGTCGCCCCGACGAAGCGGCTGCTCACGCTGACCACGTGCAACCCGAAGTTCAACAACTACCAGCGGCTGATCGTGCACGCCGAGCTGGTCAAGTCGGTGCCGCGGGACCAGACCAAGCCGGACGCCGGCATGCCGGCCGAGATGAAGACGAAGGCCTGA
- a CDS encoding serine/threonine-protein kinase has translation MIRPGVTLGGRYRLEERIAGGGMGDVWRGTDDVLGRTVAVKILLPALLDEPGFAERFRGEARTMATINHPGVVDVYDYGSDQQLAFLVMEYVEGDALSRTLSRVGRLTPARTMALVAQAADALQAAHANGIVHRDVKPGNLLVRPNGTLVLTDFGIARSALVGQLTVAGAVLGTASYISPEQAAGDVATPASDVYALGVVAYQCLSGHRPFDGATPIEIAMKHVRETPRPLPGDIPPAVRAIVERALSKDPAARWPSAAAMAAVARQAAASLTTTVQPPMNHHQPVRATSSGPAPQARASVPRPISGARGAASVPSSVPPVQSVPPVPSVPPVQSAPPVPTPMPPHYRPPSGPPVSNYPQQPMRMTKPEGAFGRQVLIVLAVVLALLVLLCAGVISFLYRHGISAAAAENALGDRSSSAAILRMGVADDRVSTASYRLMKAGPQLGLIRPNEGRQTL, from the coding sequence ATGATCCGCCCGGGGGTCACGCTCGGTGGGCGCTACCGCTTGGAGGAGCGGATCGCCGGCGGCGGTATGGGTGACGTGTGGCGCGGCACGGACGACGTGCTGGGCCGGACGGTCGCCGTCAAGATCTTGCTGCCCGCGCTGCTCGACGAGCCCGGCTTCGCCGAGCGGTTCCGCGGCGAGGCGCGCACCATGGCGACGATCAACCACCCCGGTGTGGTCGACGTCTACGACTACGGCAGCGATCAGCAACTCGCGTTCCTGGTGATGGAGTACGTCGAGGGTGACGCGCTGTCGCGCACGTTGAGCCGGGTCGGCCGGCTCACCCCGGCCCGGACCATGGCCCTGGTCGCGCAGGCTGCCGACGCACTGCAGGCCGCGCATGCGAACGGCATCGTGCACCGCGACGTGAAGCCCGGCAACCTGCTGGTCCGGCCGAACGGCACGCTGGTCCTGACCGACTTCGGGATCGCCCGGTCCGCCCTGGTCGGGCAGCTCACGGTGGCCGGCGCGGTGCTCGGCACGGCGTCGTACATCTCGCCGGAGCAGGCTGCCGGCGACGTGGCCACCCCGGCCTCCGATGTGTATGCCCTCGGTGTGGTCGCCTACCAGTGCCTGTCCGGGCACCGCCCGTTCGACGGCGCCACCCCGATCGAGATCGCGATGAAGCATGTCCGGGAGACGCCGCGCCCGCTGCCCGGCGACATCCCGCCGGCGGTCCGCGCCATCGTGGAGCGGGCGCTCTCCAAGGACCCGGCCGCCCGCTGGCCCAGCGCCGCGGCGATGGCCGCGGTCGCCCGGCAGGCCGCCGCCTCCCTGACCACCACCGTGCAGCCGCCGATGAACCACCACCAGCCGGTGCGGGCCACCTCGTCCGGTCCGGCGCCGCAGGCCCGGGCCTCGGTGCCGCGGCCCATCTCGGGTGCCCGGGGCGCCGCATCGGTGCCGTCCTCGGTGCCGCCGGTCCAGTCGGTGCCGCCGGTGCCGTCCGTGCCCCCGGTACAGTCCGCGCCGCCGGTACCGACGCCGATGCCGCCGCACTACCGTCCGCCGTCCGGTCCGCCGGTCAGCAACTACCCGCAGCAGCCGATGCGGATGACCAAGCCCGAGGGCGCCTTCGGCCGTCAGGTGCTGATCGTGCTCGCCGTCGTCCTGGCGCTTCTCGTCCTGCTGTGTGCCGGGGTCATCTCGTTCCTGTATCGACATGGCATCAGCGCAGCCGCCGCCGAAAACGCGCTGGGTGATCGCAGCAGCTCGGCGGCTATCCTCCGCATGGGCGTGGCCGACGACCGGGTGTCAACGGCGTCGTACCGTCTAATGAAGGCCGGCCCCCAGCTCGGCCTGATCCGACCGAACGAAGGACGACAGACGCTATGA
- a CDS encoding DUF881 domain-containing protein, with amino-acid sequence MAFRDAWRVVLGRAAGGRQTIWSVGVPLIALAAGLLFTTSATTADGTALRDDRRPQLAQVIADKRERLTATEKREAALRAEVDQETARLAEVDTPVKVARQQADAVREPAGFTALHGPGLTVTLNDSPRRGTDFGDNAPDNDDLVVHQGDVQAVVNAMWAGGAEAMTIMDVRVISTSAVRCVGNTLLLHGQVFSPPFKITAIGEPTAMHRALESAEGVRQFREAVADFGLGYTEKPEKDVTVRAYDGSTDLRSAQAAQ; translated from the coding sequence GTGGCTTTTCGAGACGCTTGGCGCGTGGTTCTGGGGCGCGCCGCGGGCGGCCGGCAGACCATCTGGTCGGTCGGCGTGCCGCTGATCGCGCTCGCTGCCGGCCTGCTCTTCACCACCTCCGCGACCACCGCCGACGGCACCGCGCTGCGCGACGACCGGCGCCCGCAACTGGCCCAGGTGATCGCCGACAAACGGGAACGGCTGACCGCCACCGAGAAACGTGAGGCGGCGCTGCGGGCCGAGGTCGACCAGGAGACCGCCCGGCTCGCCGAGGTCGACACGCCGGTCAAGGTCGCGCGGCAGCAGGCCGACGCGGTGCGCGAGCCGGCCGGCTTCACCGCCCTGCACGGCCCCGGCCTCACCGTCACCCTGAACGACTCCCCGCGGCGCGGCACCGACTTCGGCGACAACGCGCCCGACAACGACGATCTGGTCGTCCACCAGGGCGATGTCCAGGCCGTCGTGAACGCCATGTGGGCCGGTGGCGCCGAGGCCATGACGATCATGGATGTCCGTGTGATCAGCACCAGCGCGGTACGCTGTGTGGGCAATACGCTGCTCCTTCACGGTCAGGTTTTCTCCCCGCCCTTCAAGATCACCGCAATCGGCGAACCCACAGCGATGCATCGCGCGTTGGAGTCCGCAGAAGGAGTCAGACAGTTCCGTGAGGCCGTTGCCGACTTCGGCCTCGGCTACACGGAGAAACCGGAAAAGGACGTGACAGTGCGGGCGTACGACGGGTCGACCGACCTCCGATCCGCGCAGGCGGCCCAGTGA